DNA sequence from the Colletotrichum higginsianum IMI 349063 chromosome 10, whole genome shotgun sequence genome:
AGGAAATGTCTAAACCGTCCTATCGCTGGAGGGCAACGGTTGCGGCTCCCACCTGCCCAAGGTTTCTCATTTCGTCCAACAACACAAGGTTGGCGTCGATTGCCAAGTCCATCTCAATAGACGAGTCGCAAAAGTTTCCCCAATTTTGAAGAGTAAAAACACGCCTGCCAGCATGTGCGTAGCCGCGAGTCTATGTGCAGCATCCCGATTGTTTGGGGCCATCGGCTGGAAGCAGGGCTAAGATCGAACCATGCGGTCTAAGCGTAAGTTGGTCCGATGGAACCGGATTCGATGTTGGAGAAAGTAAGCTATTTTGGCGTGAACATAGCTCGGCAGTTGCAAAACCTGTTGAACACCTTGGCTTTTCGTTCTCGGTAGTTCGCGAACATCGTCGGGTTGCCCGAATTTCGGAGGCATGGACCGGGGGCAACATCTGGCTCACACTTGTAGCGATCAAGAGCATAGGCCGAGTCGATCTACATTAGGTTGGCAAAGGCATCGTTCTACAGTAACGAGGACCATAAAGTTTCTGACAACATCGCCCATCTTGGCCCAGCCGCCGACATCCTGAAACTCAGTGTTGTCGCCAAAAATGTCCTTGAAGATATCGAAAAACTCGGACATGATGGGTTTGAAGCCAACCACGTGAATGAGGTCGTGAATCTATATCTTTTTTTGACGTGCTAGATAACATGCATGCTGTCCTCACGCTTGGTGTCGCTGCTGTGGAACCTGGCGAAGACGGTGAACTTCGTGAACCATAATCGCGTCCACTGGGGTCGTAGTCGCCCAGGTAGTGCTCCTCACAGTATGTGCCATCACATTCTACCCCAATGAACGAGTGATGGGTATTGTTCTGGCATGGGTCAGGATGGATTGGCCTCTGAGAAGGGTTATTTCAGGGTCTAGTGAGCGTTGGAAGCATGGTAAGCGTCTGACCCAGAAACCAATCTTAGCGCAGCAAGCATCTAGGTCATCCCCTGTACTTGGTGATGTCGTTTCAATGACTCAATTTCGAAACATCCCTAATTAGGCTATATACCTGGCTCAATAATCACATTTATTCCCGCGACTTCATTATAGACAATGTTAGCAGTAGTAATCTATGGTTCAGTGTGAGATTTATTCTTGAGGCTCCTGGGATGGAATTAGCTGGCAGCTATTGTTtgttcctcgacgagcttgatCCTGGGAGACGGGTAAGCAGAATACTGTCATTGAGATGATTCTTTCGGCTGTGTGCAGTAAGAATTGAACTAGTCAAAAATAGTAACATCGCAGGTGTCGGTTGTAAAGATGTCAATCAAATTAGCCAGGTCGACCGAGACATCAACTTTATTCAGCAAATTTATCAACTGATAGCAGGGCCGGCTAAAGTTGTCAAAGAGTAGTCAATATAGTTCAAGGCTGAAGAAAGACTACCGAGTAGGTCGAATCGGGCAACCGACTTCCCAGGACACAAACTTTAGCCTTTCAACACGGCAGGCATAAATAAAGTCATTGGCCTATCGGCGTTGTCGGCTTTTCGGCTATGGACAAATTGGCGCAGTAAGAGACCAATGATATGACCATCGTCGGAAGCTTATGAGTCAGTAGGCACTCACTTCATGATGAGACCAAAATAGGTTTACGTGTCTTTGCAGGGTTCTTTAAACAAGGCTATTGACTGACATGAATGTGTAAGTTACCTTGTGCTAACATACCTTAGTATCAGCCCACGCGGCCACAACGGTAAAGACGTTGATGTGGACCAGCTTCGCCGAAGCTGCGTTCAAATCCGATGGGTCTTCCTTGCATGCAGGATTAACCAAGACGAAAAAAAGTTTAACGAGCAAAAGTTTAGCTCCAATTCGTTTCCCCAAGGCGAGGTGGCTTCTGCGGTTGGAAGACGAGTACGAATTGGAAAATTAAGGGAGCACGGCCCATGACAACGAGTCCGTCGGCGCTTATCCTCTACGCGAAGTCAGCATCGGCCTGTCCGACGCGAGTAGCACACTACCATATGATAGAAACTTTCTTAATGAGTACGGAATGATAAGCACAAGAGGTAAGCCTAGGTGCACAGACTAAAGGCTGCGGGAAACTCAATACGTGGTCATTGTGATTGCTCGATAGATCGATCTATCAAATCGACTATTCCAACGGCCGCAATGGTATTTTGCGGCCGCGAAAACAACCTGTTTGGCTCATGTCTTCCTGCATTCTGTCATTTAAGGGCCTGGCTCAAGGTGTGTCTATTGCTTAGCATTAGATGTATCAAGTCTTTTCTTTAGTTTCATTTTTAGTGCGTAGTATAATGTGTTGGCTAGGATAAAATAGCTCAAATCGAGGGTCTCTGAATATTAGTAGGGACGGAGCAATGACTTCACGCGGTTCGATAATAATCATGATACATTTACACCTAGGTCTGACGTGATTCCGCAGCCCAAGCACTTACTAGTCTTGTGCTTGCAGCCTAAAATAGCACTGGAGACTTCGGTGAAGCCCGACAGACACTGAATGAACCGGCATTTGTGTGAAATATTGGATGAGATTAAATAGCCACTTAATGTTCCGGATTTCTGATTGGGGCAACAGACTTTTGCGGTATGCGAGTACGAGCACCTCAGAAGCTCTGCTTCCATCGACGAGACACAGCATAGTAAGAG
Encoded proteins:
- a CDS encoding Glucanase, with amino-acid sequence MSEFFDIFKDIFGDNTEFQDVGGWAKMGDVVRNFMVLVTIDSAYALDRYKCEPDVAPGPCLRNSGNPTMFANYRERKAKVFNRFCNCRAMFTPK